From Bacteroides uniformis:
AAATATGAAGGCTGAATGTTTTTTATTTATAACATAAATACCTTATGCTTTAGGACAATTGATAATGAAAAAAGAAAAAATATTTATTTTTATCTGTTTAGTTTTGTTGTCTGCCTGTTCTCCTTCTTCTCTAGACGGTATTGTAATAGAGAAAGCGGCAGACGGTTATAAACTTTCCATTGACGGAAGAGAAACCTATATTAAAGGCGTAGGCGGCACATATCGGTTGGACATTGCCGCCCAGAGTGGTGCCAATGCCTTCAGAACCTGGGGAGGTAATGTGGAGGAGATAAAGAAAAACCTGGCATTGGCTTCGGAGCACAACATGTACGTAATGCAGGGAATAGGCATGACCAAAGACTCTATACGCTATTACGATGATGAATATAAGAACAAGATGCGCGAAGAAGTCCGCTTGTTGGCAGAAACGTTCAAGAATGATACGAGTTTGCTGGCTTGGGGTATTGGCAATGAAATTGAGTTGGGAAATGCTAATATAGCTGCCGCATGGAATTTTGTGGAAGAACTGGCACAGCTGATTAAGTCGATAGACAAGCGTCATCTGGTTTCGACAGTGATTTCCTACAATCCGTCGGCATTGGACTCTGTGGCAAAGTATGCTCCGTCTCTCGATTATGTGGGCATCAATGTATATGGTCCGATGGGAGAGGTGCAGGCTGTTGTTGACCGGTCGGACTACAAGGGTGCATTTATGATTACCGAGTGGGGACCGACCGGTTGGTGGGAAACAGCGTCAACCGAGTGGAAGGCACCCATAGAGCAGACCAGTGAAGAAAAACGGCAGGTATACGAAGAGCGTTATACGCAATATATTTCTGCCAATACCCGTTGCTTGGGCTCTTTTGTATTCTTGTGGGGACAAAAAGAAGAACGTACGCCTACTTGGTTCAGTATGTTTGTAGAGGATAAGGTGGATTCACTGCCATTGAAAGGAGAGAAAACTCCTATGGTGGAGGCCATGCAAAGAGTGTGGACCGGCAAGGAATTGGATGAAACGGCTCCGATAGTTCGGGGCATGACTATCGATGGTAAAAGTGCCATTGATAATGTCCGTATCAAAGCAGGTACTTTATTTAAGGCGGAGGTTTCCGTCACAGATAAGGAGAACGATTCTTTGGCTTATGTGTGGGAAGTACTGAAAGAGGCTACAGTCTTGGGTTTTGGAGGTTCTTATGAGCCACGTCCGGAAAGAATGGGTGACGTGGCCGTGTCAGACAAGAATGTGTATGAGACTATGATTAAAGTTCCCGGGGAATATCGTTTGTACGTATATGTACTTGATAATACGGGCTTTGTCTCAACAGCAAATATTCCATTTCAAGTAATAGATTAAAGATGAAAACAATGAAAATGCTCTCTGCTTGTTTATTGCTGCTTCCTTTTATATCTTGTACTCAAGTGCAGGATACAAAAAATGACGCAGTCATCGAGCAGAAAATAGAAACGCTGTTGTCCAGTATGACATTGGAGGAAAAGATAGGGCAGATGAACCAGATTTCTTCTTATGGCAACATAGAGGATATGAGCGGATTGATAAAGAAAGGTGAAGTCGGGTCTATCCTGAATGAAGTAGATCCGGTGCGTGTCAATGCCTTGCAGCGTGTGGCAATGGAGGAGTCCCGCTTGGGCATCCCCTTGCTGATGGCGCGTGATGTAATCCATGGTTTCAAGACCATATTCCCTATTCCCTTGGGACAAGCGGCATCTTTCAACCCGCAGGTGGCTAAGGATGGTGCACGGGTAGCGGCTGTGGAGGCTTCTGCCGTGGGTATCCGCTGGACATTTGCGCCGATGATAGATGTGGCTCGCGATCCCCGTTGGGGGCGTATGGCCGAAGGATGTGGCGAAGATACTTATTTGACTTCAGTGATGGGTGTTGCTATGGTTGAAGGTTTCCAGGGAGATTCGCTGAACAGTCCGACTTCCATAGCCGCATGTCCTAAACATTTTGTAGGTTATGGTGCTGCCGAGGGCGGGCGTGATTATAATTCCACTTTCATTCCGGAGCGTCGTTTGAGGGATGTATACCTTCCTCCTTTTGAAGCTGTGGCCAAGGCAGGGGCAGCCACTTTCATGACTTCGTTTAATGACAATGACGGAGCACCGTCTACCGGAAACACTTTTATTTTGAAAGATGTGCTTCGTGGTGAATGGGGATTTGATGGAATAGTAGTGTCAGACTGGGCTTCGGTAGCCGAAATGATGGCACATGGCTTTGCTGCCGATTCTAAAGAGGCAGCAATGAAGGCGGTGAATGCTGGTGTGGATATGGAGATGGTCAGCTATACGTTTGTCAAGGAATTGCCGGAATTGATAAAAGAAGGTAAGGTCAAGAAGTCTGCTATAGACGATGCCGTGCGGAATATTCTGCGTATCAAATTCCGGTTGGGACTGTTTGATAATCCTTATGTGGATGAGAAACGGATAGAGGAACTTTATGCTCCTTCTCATCTGGAGGCTGCCAAGCAAGCTGCTGTGGAATCGGCCATCTTGTTGAAGAACGAAAAGGAGACATTGCCTTTGCAATCTTCGGTAAAGACGGTTGCTGTGGTAGGTCCGATGGCAAATGCACCTTATGACCAATTGGGTACCTGGATATTTGATGGTGACAAGACAAAAACCGTGACACCGTTGAAGGCTATCAAGGAACTGGTGGGGGACAAAGTGCAGGTGATATACGAGCCGGGTCTGACTTATAGCCGTGACAAGAATATGGCAGGTGTTGCCAAAGCCGCTGCTGCCGCTGCACGTGCTGATGTTATTTTGGCGTTTGTAGGCGAAGAGGCTATTCTTTCAGGAGAGGCGCATTGCCTGGCCGACCTGAACCTGCAAGGTGCGCAAAGCGAACTGATTGCCGCTTTGGCGAAAACAGGAAAACCGGTGGTTACTGTCGTAATGGCAGGGCGTCCGTTGACCATAGGAAAGGAAGTCGAACTCTCGTCAGCTGTACTTTATTCGTTCCATCCCGGAACCATGGGAGGACCGGCATTGGCCGACTTGCTGTGGGGTAAGGCTGTGCCAAGTGGCAAGACTCCGGTGACTTTCCCGAAGATGGTAGGACAGATACCGGTTTATTATGCTCATAACAGTTCCGGACGTCCGGCTACGCGGAATGAGGTTTTGCTGAATGACATTCCGTTGGAAGCGGGGCAGACTTCGTTGGGATGTACTTCTTTCTATATGGATGCAGGTTTCGATCCGCTGTATCCTTTTGGCTACGGTCTGTCGTATACGACGTTCAAATATGATAATGTGAAACTCTCGTCAGCCAATCTGAAGAAGGAAGATGTGCTGACTGTGACTTTCGACCTTGAGAATACCGGAAAGTATGAAGGTACCGAGGTAGCCCAGCTTTACGTGCAGGACAAGTTTGCTTCGGTGACCCGTCCGGTGAAAGAGCTGAAACGCTTTGCTCGCGTCACATTGAAGCCGGGTGAGAAGAAAAATGTATCGTTTGAACTTCCGATAAGTGAACTTGCTTTCTGGAATATAGATATGGTGAAGACGGTGGAAGCCGGAGACTTTGCTCTTTGGGTGGCACCGGATAGCCAAAGTGGAGAAGAAGTTTTCTTTAAGGTAGTAGATTGATTGTTGATTTAAGGTTAAAAAGAGAAGGGGCGGACCGTGACGGTTCGCCCCTTCTGCTTTCTTCTTTATAAGCCCCGCCTTCCGGCAAATAACTCATCACTTATTACTTATTACTTATAACTTTCTTATATCCATACACCGCATTGCTTCCCAGTTCTTCTTCGATGCGAAGCAGTTGGTTGTACTTTGCCATACGGTCTGAGCGGCTCAGCGAACCGGTCTTGATTTGTCCGCTGTTGGTAGCTACGGCTATGTCTGCGATAGTCGCATCTTCCGTTTCACCGGAACGATGGGAAGTTACGGTAGTATATCCGTGGCGGTGTGCCATTTCGATGGCATTCAGTGTTTCGGTCAGCGAACCTATCTGGTTTACTTTAATCAATATGGAGTTGGCACAGCCTTTTTCGATGCCCATTGCAAGGAAGTCCACATTGGTGACGAACAAATCGTCTCCTACCAACTGGCAACGGTTGCCGATACGGTCGGTCAGTTTTTTCCAGCCGTCCCAGTCGTTCTCGCTCATGCCGTCTTCGATAGAGTCGATGGGATACTTGTTGATTAACTCTTCCAGATAGTCAATCTGTTCGTCGGCAGTACGTTTCTTGCCTTTTTCACCTTCGAATTTGGTATAATCGTAGATGCCATCATGGTAGAACTCGGAAGAAGCGCAGTCCATGGCAATCATTACATCTTTGCCCGGTTCGTATCCGGCAGCCTTGATGGCGGCAATGATGGAGTTCAAGGCATCTTCTGTACCCTCCAGATTAGGAGCAAAACCTCCTTCATCGCCTACTGCTGTGCTGAGGCCACGGTCTTTCAGGACTTTCTTCAGTGCGTGGAACACTTCGGCACCCATACGCAAACCTTCGCGGAAGGAAGTGGCACCTACGGGGCGTATCATGAATTCCTGGAAAGCAATGGGAGCGTCACTATGCGAACCGCCGTTGATGATGTTCATCATCGGTACAGGCATCACATAGGTATTTGTACCACCGATATATCGGTAGAGTGGGATGTCAAGGTAAGCGGCGGCAGCCTTGGCTACAGCAAGAGATACGCCGAGGATGGCATTGGCACCCAGATTGGCTTTCGTTTTGGTTCCGTCCAGTGCAAGCATGGCATGGTCGATACCCATCTGGTTGAGGGCGGACATACCGATGAGCTTGGGAGCAATGATATTATTGATATTGTCCACGGCTTTCAGGACACCTTTGCCTCCGTAACGTTTTTTGTCACCGTCACGCAGTTCCAATGCTTCGTGTTCTCCCGTGGATGCTCCTGACGGGACAGATGCACGGCCTATGAAGCCGGATTCCAAGGTTACGTCTACTTCTACAGTTGGGTTACCTCTTGAATCGAGGATTTCACGTCCGATAATCTTCTCTATTTTCATATTCAGTCAATTTTAATTATAAACTATCTTACTAACAAATGAAAACAAGGAATTGTTTTTCGTTTTTAATCCTTTATTGTAATGCCTAAAAGAGCAGTCAACTCCATGGCTTGGGAAGTATTGACGATGGCTCCCCGTATGTCGGGCAGGTTGAGGCGTATACCTCCTATGTGCGAGTCGCTCAAGTCGATTCCTCTTAGAGGGGTGTGTGAAAACTCGGATTCTACCAGCTCACAGTTTTCAAAGGCGATGGAGGCAAGTTTGCAGTTGTTGACGTCGCTGTTGCGCAAGTCACAAGAGGTGAAGCGGGCTTGATTGATTTTACTCATGGAAAGATTGAGGTATCTGGCATTGCAGTCCTTCATTGTCAGATGGTTCAATATTGTTTCCGGCAGATTGGTTCCCACCAGTTTGCAGGATATGAATTCCACTCTGAACAGAGAACTTTCGGCAAATGAGATGTTGGAAAGGTCGCAATGTTCAAAACGTACATCAGTGAAATGGCAGGATTTCAGTTTGCAGGCGCTGAATTGGATATGACTGAAAGTACAGTTGGTGATGCTTTTGTAGGAATACTCCATGTGTTCCTCTGTCCGTTTACCGAAGTGAAGGTCTCTGACAGTTTCTTCCGTATTCAGCCATTCTTCCAATGATTTGGAACTTTCACTTTGTCCCTCTAAGGTAGGAGGGATGATGCGTACGGGAGGCATGACAAAAGGCTTGCTGGGTTTCATAGGGGTGTTTGGGTTATATACAGCGTCCGAAGGCGCCGCCGGCGAAGGCTGCCAGGACTCCTAATGTGATACTTAATAAGGTATATAAGGCAAACATTCCGTAGAATTCTTGCTTTATCAGAATCAGTCCGTCATTGCTGAAAGTGGAGAAGGTGGTGAATCCTCCGCACAGACCGGTAGTCAGCAACAGCCGTACCTCAGTAGAAAGGTTGAAACGGGCGGATAAGGTATAGAATAGCCCGATGAGGAAACTTCCGAGGATATTGACTGTGAATGTAGCCCATGGGAAAGAGTAGGGGACTATGCGCTCGTGGAGCATCATCTGCACGCAGTAGCGCAGTACGCTGCCGGTACCGCCGCCAAGGAATATAGCTATCAGTAATCTAGTCATAGGTTGTCTGGGGTTGGTTTTGGCTGCAAAGGTAGTGAAGACAAAGGAATTTCAGTAAATCATAGCCCGAAATTTCATAAAGCGATTCTGTACTGGGGGAAGTAGTTATTGGTGGGATGTATATAATTTTGATATTTGATATGAGTGATTGCCAATCTTGGTTCCGGATAGTTCGTGATGGGGCAGAAGCGATTTACTAAATCTTCCTCCAAGATTTAGTAAATCGTTGCCGGAGATTTAGTAAAATGTCCGGGAGATTTTAGTAAACGAGTAGAAGGGGCTTTGGAAGGATGACTGGTTTGTCTGTATTTTTGGATACGGTAATAACTTGTGAAACTTGAGCCACTCTTGAAATTGAGGTCTTAACCGTTCAAATGCCATATTGTAGAGACCTCTCTAGAACCTTGTCTTGATAATCAGCGATTTATTTTCATTGGCTGTAGAGATTGTACCCATTCCTTCTCATTCTCTTCCTGCCTTTCTTTCTTCACTTGTAGAGAAGGGTTGTTTTTAATTTGTTGTTTTTTAGAGTTTTAACGAAATTGGTTGTAGATGTCATTTCCTTGTATTCCCGTCATTCACACCCTAACTTTGCAACATCGAATTCAAGAGAATGAAAGTTTATCGTTGAGGCCTCACGATGGATCTCCACTTCTTGAAAGAGAGGAAAAGGCTTCGGCCTATTTATTACATTATTATATTAACTTTCTAAAACATTAAAAATTATGGGACTTCAGTATGTAGTGGCAAAGAGAATCTTTGGTTTTGACAAGGACAAAAATGTAAAGTATGTAGCTAAATCCGTAGGAGCGGGTGAATTGGATTTTGATAAGTTATGTGCCAAAGTGAGCCGTATTCTTGGTATTCACAGAAAGACGGTGGACTTAGTGGCTGCAGGACTGGTGGACATCATGTCGGAAGA
This genomic window contains:
- a CDS encoding glycoside hydrolase 5 family protein, translated to MKKEKIFIFICLVLLSACSPSSLDGIVIEKAADGYKLSIDGRETYIKGVGGTYRLDIAAQSGANAFRTWGGNVEEIKKNLALASEHNMYVMQGIGMTKDSIRYYDDEYKNKMREEVRLLAETFKNDTSLLAWGIGNEIELGNANIAAAWNFVEELAQLIKSIDKRHLVSTVISYNPSALDSVAKYAPSLDYVGINVYGPMGEVQAVVDRSDYKGAFMITEWGPTGWWETASTEWKAPIEQTSEEKRQVYEERYTQYISANTRCLGSFVFLWGQKEERTPTWFSMFVEDKVDSLPLKGEKTPMVEAMQRVWTGKELDETAPIVRGMTIDGKSAIDNVRIKAGTLFKAEVSVTDKENDSLAYVWEVLKEATVLGFGGSYEPRPERMGDVAVSDKNVYETMIKVPGEYRLYVYVLDNTGFVSTANIPFQVID
- the bglX gene encoding beta-glucosidase BglX yields the protein MKTMKMLSACLLLLPFISCTQVQDTKNDAVIEQKIETLLSSMTLEEKIGQMNQISSYGNIEDMSGLIKKGEVGSILNEVDPVRVNALQRVAMEESRLGIPLLMARDVIHGFKTIFPIPLGQAASFNPQVAKDGARVAAVEASAVGIRWTFAPMIDVARDPRWGRMAEGCGEDTYLTSVMGVAMVEGFQGDSLNSPTSIAACPKHFVGYGAAEGGRDYNSTFIPERRLRDVYLPPFEAVAKAGAATFMTSFNDNDGAPSTGNTFILKDVLRGEWGFDGIVVSDWASVAEMMAHGFAADSKEAAMKAVNAGVDMEMVSYTFVKELPELIKEGKVKKSAIDDAVRNILRIKFRLGLFDNPYVDEKRIEELYAPSHLEAAKQAAVESAILLKNEKETLPLQSSVKTVAVVGPMANAPYDQLGTWIFDGDKTKTVTPLKAIKELVGDKVQVIYEPGLTYSRDKNMAGVAKAAAAAARADVILAFVGEEAILSGEAHCLADLNLQGAQSELIAALAKTGKPVVTVVMAGRPLTIGKEVELSSAVLYSFHPGTMGGPALADLLWGKAVPSGKTPVTFPKMVGQIPVYYAHNSSGRPATRNEVLLNDIPLEAGQTSLGCTSFYMDAGFDPLYPFGYGLSYTTFKYDNVKLSSANLKKEDVLTVTFDLENTGKYEGTEVAQLYVQDKFASVTRPVKELKRFARVTLKPGEKKNVSFELPISELAFWNIDMVKTVEAGDFALWVAPDSQSGEEVFFKVVD
- the eno gene encoding phosphopyruvate hydratase; the protein is MKIEKIIGREILDSRGNPTVEVDVTLESGFIGRASVPSGASTGEHEALELRDGDKKRYGGKGVLKAVDNINNIIAPKLIGMSALNQMGIDHAMLALDGTKTKANLGANAILGVSLAVAKAAAAYLDIPLYRYIGGTNTYVMPVPMMNIINGGSHSDAPIAFQEFMIRPVGATSFREGLRMGAEVFHALKKVLKDRGLSTAVGDEGGFAPNLEGTEDALNSIIAAIKAAGYEPGKDVMIAMDCASSEFYHDGIYDYTKFEGEKGKKRTADEQIDYLEELINKYPIDSIEDGMSENDWDGWKKLTDRIGNRCQLVGDDLFVTNVDFLAMGIEKGCANSILIKVNQIGSLTETLNAIEMAHRHGYTTVTSHRSGETEDATIADIAVATNSGQIKTGSLSRSDRMAKYNQLLRIEEELGSNAVYGYKKVISNK
- a CDS encoding pentapeptide repeat-containing protein; protein product: MKPSKPFVMPPVRIIPPTLEGQSESSKSLEEWLNTEETVRDLHFGKRTEEHMEYSYKSITNCTFSHIQFSACKLKSCHFTDVRFEHCDLSNISFAESSLFRVEFISCKLVGTNLPETILNHLTMKDCNARYLNLSMSKINQARFTSCDLRNSDVNNCKLASIAFENCELVESEFSHTPLRGIDLSDSHIGGIRLNLPDIRGAIVNTSQAMELTALLGITIKD
- the crcB gene encoding fluoride efflux transporter CrcB; protein product: MTRLLIAIFLGGGTGSVLRYCVQMMLHERIVPYSFPWATFTVNILGSFLIGLFYTLSARFNLSTEVRLLLTTGLCGGFTTFSTFSNDGLILIKQEFYGMFALYTLLSITLGVLAAFAGGAFGRCI